The region CCGCCCGTCATCCCCATGACACCGGTCGAGCAGGCCGAGGCCTTCGTCGCCGCGACCGGCGCGCAGATCGAGCATGGTGGAACCCGCGCCTTCTATCGCCCTTCGACAGACAGCATCCAGCTTCCCCCGCGCGAAGCCTTCATCGGTTCGCCGACCAGTTCGCCAGCCGAATCGTACTATTCGACGCTCTGCCATGAGCTGACGCACTGGACTTCAGCCGAGTCCCGGTGCAACCGACAGCTCGGTAAACGCTTCGGCGATCACGCCTACGCCATGGAGGAGCTTGTCGCCGAGCTGGGCGCCGCCTTTCTCTGCGCCGACCTTCGAATCACCGACGAACCCCGCGCCGATCACGCGCAATATCTCGCCCATTGGCTGACGGTGATGAAGGAAGACAAGAAGGCGATCTTCACCGCCGCGTCGAAAGCCTCCGAGGCTGCGGCGTATCTTACCGGGCTGCAAGGCTGATGCCGCCCGGCACGGGGCCGCCCTCGGGGCGGCCTTTTCCCTTGGCCCAGCTCTTGGTGGCCAGCCCCCGCCGGTTGCGATCCCGCCCGCCCGGCATCCCCCGCAAAAGCTCCGCGAGAGCAAGATTATTGCGTTCTGTCAACATCCTATCGCCGTGACACAGCGATATTGCTATGCTCGCGCGTCTTGGATCAGGCCGATTGCTTGGCTGACGTTGTGTTTGATGTCTCAACTGGCATTTTTAATACAGGCTGAAACTAATGGACGTTCACAAATCTTCTCTGCTCGCGGTTTTTGATGCGAAACAACGACTTGAAGTTCCGCTTTTTCAGCGCCAATACGTCTGGAATGAAGAGCAGCAATGGTTGCCGCTCTGGGAAGATATTGAACGGAAATTCACCGAAACCCTTGAAGGGCGCAAGGATGCGCCAAAACATTTTCTGGGCGCTATGGTCCTTGATCAGAAGCAGACACCGACCGGACATGTTGTCGTCCGGCAGGTGATCGACGGCCAGCAACGGCTGACGACGCTTCAGGTTTTTCTTTCTGCATATCGGGATTTCTGTAAGGCGCAAGGATGCGATGCGCTTGCTGCTGAGTGTGATAAATTTCTGTTCAACACCGGCATGATGGCGGACCCGAACGTCGATAAGTTCAAGGTCTGGCCAACACAACTTGATCGTCCCCAATTTACTGATGTGGTGTCCGCCGGATCGCGGGAAGAGGTGCTGAAGCGCAATCCACTCCGCAAAAAGCCATACGCGCGCAAACCCGATCCACGTCCCCGTATGGTTGAGGCCTATCTCTTTTTCTTCGATCAATTGAAAGGCTTCTTCCTCGGCGATGATGGCGAAAGCCCCTTGGCGGCAAACTATCCCATATCGGCTCGCGTCGATGAATGTTTTCAGACATTGCGCAACGCCTTAATGGTCGTCGTGATTGACCTGCAAAAGGATGATGATCCGCAAGTCATATTTGAGACATTGAATGCACGCGGCGAACCTTTGCTGCCGGCTGACCTCCTGCGAAACTATATTTTCTTCCGCGCCAACCGTGAAAATCTTGACATCGAGGCGGTCTACAAAAAATACTGGAGCCGCTTCGATGAAGAGTTCTGGCGTGAGGAGGTAAAGCAGGGTCGTCTAAATCGCCCCCGTAGCGATCTCTTCATGCAGCATTTTCTGTCCAGTCGCCAGGGCCAGGACATTCCGATAAAACACCTCTATGTGGAATACAGACATTGGCTGGAAACGACGAACCCGTTCCAGAATTTGACAGAAGAACTCGCCACGCTTGCACGCCAGGGAGACCACTTCCGGCGTATCATCGCGCCCGTGCAAGGTGACATTGTTTTTGAGCTTTGCTCGTTCCTCGATGCTTATGATATCCGAACGGCCTACCCGCTTCTCTTAGCGCTAATGGATGTCGATCTCGATGATGCGGAATGGACCGAGATATCGCATATCCTAGAATCTTACCTGCTTCGACGTGCTGTCTGCAATTTAGGGACGAAGAATTATAACCGTATATTTTTATCATTAACCCGAAGCTTGCGGAAGGACGGCTACAACGCCGCAAGTCTAAAGCAGCTATTGCTTGCGCAAACGGGTGAATCTGGTGTGTGGCCTGATAATGCCGCCTTCCGCGAAGCCTGGTTACACAAACCGCTCTATGGTCCGCTGAACAGCCCGAAACTGGTTTATCTCTATGCCCGTCTCAATCAAACCTACTTGTCTTCCAAGTGCGAAGCGTTGACTTTTTCCAAGCAGCCGACTGTTGAACACATCATGCCGCAAGATTGGATAGAGAACTGGCCGCTTCAGGACGGTTCAAAGGGTATGGACTTTATGGAACTCTACCGGGCAACAGAAAATGATCCGCATGCTGCTGCGACGCGTAAACGTGAAAGAGCCCTACAGACCTTAGGCAACTTGACCATCCTCAGTACGGGCCTGAATGCCGCACAATCGAATTATGGTTGGGACCAAAAGCGCCGGGAGATGAAGAAGCACTCGCTGTTACCGATCAATCAGAATCTTTTGGAAATGCCAGTCTGGGATGAGACGACGATTCTCGAACGCGGTGAAGAGCTGTTCGAGCGAGCATTGCATATTTGGTGCAGGTAAAAAGAGGCGTCACAGTTGGGAGCGCTTAATTATCCATTTAAGCACGATACCTCCAGGCAGCCGGCGGGGGACGGTTGCCCCCATTAGGCAATCACTCGTGGACTCGCGCGGTGAGCCTTTTCCAAGCGTCGTTGTCGACAAGGGTAGATCGAGCAATCTTTAGGTTTGTGCACCCCTTGATCGACTTAAGGGTATTTTTCACGGAGTTTCCGAGCGTCTTCGACATCCACGGACTGAGCGTGATCCGCTTAATCCACCCGATCTCAATGTCGTGGTCCTGGTACTCTGCCACTTCCTTGGTGCCGACGTAAACAACCCGGAATTCGCGTTCATCCTCATATGGATGTCGTTTTAGGAATGGCAGTTGCTCAAGTTCTATAGACTTGAGGCTACTTATTTCCTTAATTAATTTATAACTAACGTAATTGCTGCTGATCTGTGGGTGTTCTGCAAAAGTTGACAAGAGTTTCTCCCTGTCGAACTCAATACATACCCCATCTGATCCGTTCGAAAAGACCCTCCAGTGGTGGTACGTTTCCTGACATTCCGCGAAACATAAGGCGAGAACGGTTTTTGCTTTCTTATAGCGCTTATACTCTGCCATGAAATAAGCATCGTTTTTGTCATCCCACGTTGCGGGATTCAGAAGCGTGATGGATTTGTTTCTAAGCAAATGGATGGTAGCAGCTAAATTTGTGTAGCGGCGAAACGAACTCACTTTTACTCTTCCTTTTTGGCGGCAATAAAAGTTCTCAAAGCGTTACATAAACTTCCTTATCGGAAATCACTCTACACACGCAAAGCATTCACGTTAATGCGCAAGTCCCTCATCGTTGCCGGTCCTAAATCCTCACTGCAATTGTCGGAGGATCCGGATGGCCGTGTGAGCGGCAAGACATGACACCTACAATCGATAGTAATCTATCTCGATAGCCACTGCGCATATGCTTGCACGTCGATCATCGGTACAGTTGCGCTGAACTGGAGCCGCGAGATTAGCTTAAACAAGAATGCTGTCGCCGGCTTGCCACCTGGAAAAGTCTCATAGGCATTCGTTTCCGGGTTGCGACTGAAATATCCGTGTGCAGCGATACAGCCGATATCAAGGTGGCTGTCCTCTCCGCCGACACCGAGCGCGTCAGATAGAGGCTGACCAAATGGGGGAGTCCAGTCACTCTCGAAGGTAAGTATTCCACCCAAAATCGGAATAAGCGGCTTTGCGGGATATGTTCCCTTTGCATAAGGGATGGGGAGGCTCGTGCGATGGAGGCGGCGGACGCTTGCGACCTTTTTCTGCGCGTATTCGACCTGGCCTGCGTTCATGCTCTGCTTGGCTTCAAATACGGCGTAAACGCTTTCCGCAGGAATGACCATTTGCCCCTGGTAACGAAAAATAAACGGCGAATACTGGCGATCAAACACCACCACGTCAATCTGATCGCTGAACATGTCATTACTATCGACGACATGCGCCGTTGCCACCTGATACCTCTGGGGCAGATAGGTCTGCAATAGTTCGAGCCAGACCTTTTCGCTGGCGTCGCCTTTTGTTACGGGGTGACCAAAGCTCTTCCGGACGGTTTCCAGCCGCTGCTGGATATCATCGTGCAGCCCGGCTAGGAGTTGCGAAAGGGACCAAGCGGTCATGTTCCCGTCTCCTGAAAGGGTGGCGTCGGGACGATGTCTCTCGCGATTTGCACGGCCCGCGTCGGGCTGACAGCATTTGTCGGATAGGCATCCAGCACTATTGTTGGCAGCAGGCGCTGTGTGATGTCCGAGAAGGTGAAACCGTAGGCACGCCCGTTCTGTGCGCCTGTTGCCGCTACCAACGCATCAATCTGCGGTTTGGAGAAACCGAGCTGCTTGAGCGGATTAGCGAGAACGGCATGTCGCTGCGCCTCATCGGGTCGCGAGAACGTCAGAATATCCGCTGCACGTCGGCGCACGGCTGGATCAAGCGCATTGAGCCGATTTGTGCACATGATCACGGCAGCCGGAAGACGGCCGTTTCCAATGCGATCGATACCGCGGATAAAAGCATTCACGCCCGCGCGGTCTTCATGGTGCATCTGGGCGGCCTCGCGCGATTGCGCGAGAGCGTCGGCTTCATCGACAAGAAGAATGACAGCGCCGCGTGCGCTGCCGGAATGATCCTTCAGCTTATTCGCTTCAGCGACCGTATGATCAAATGCTGCGGAAAGAAGCTGCGTCATTTCGCCGACACGGCCCTGTCCGCGCGTCGAGAGACTCATCGGGAAAAGCGTGATGTCGATCTTCTCCTGCCGAGCCACGGCATCGCCAATAGTCTCTGCAAGCTCGGACTTGCCGGCGCCGACATCACCAGCCAGAACAACAAGCGGAGGACGCCTTAATACGGCGTTAAGCACCCCATTCGCGCCTGGATGGTGTCTTTTTGCCCACGATTCTAGCCCCGACGGATTGACGAGCAGGCCGAGGATCTTTGTCAATCGCGCCTTGTGATCGTCAAGGCCGACGAGGCGGGCCAGGCGTTCCTGTGCGTCAACATCCGGATAAGCAATCCGGCGTTCGAATAGCTCATCGATTGCGGGTCTGTTGCTCATCAGTAACTCCTCACGCTCGCGCGATTGAGGGCACGACCGCCTGACGAATAGGTTCGGTCTTCACTGAGGTAGCCGTTTACTCCCGGCTCGGAGGCGCTGCCTCGCTGAAAAGGGAGGCGGTTCTCGAATGCCCCCTTATCGGCGGCAGATGCGGTGTCCCATGCTGCGCTGTATGTCATATAGCTGTAGAATGTCGCACCGGCGATATTTGCGCTGGGCCGGACTCGTCCCGGATCATCATCATTGGCTGAAGAGCCGGCAAGATCACGCGCCGTGTAGCGCAGCGTCGGTTCGATCCAGTTGCCATCGCGGCGAAATCCGTAAGTGACCGTTCCAAGATATCCTTCCTTCATAAACTCGGTGATCTCGGCTTCGTAATTGGCGATGTTAGCATCGCTCGGGCTACCATAGAGCCGTTGCATGCGCTTCAGGTCGGTGGCGACCTTTGCCGCCATGTGTCGCGCATGCGTCACAGTGAAGGATTCGGTTTTCGAAATGGTATAGCTATAACTCATTGTAATTCTCACACTTGAAATGTTGAGCCGAAGACTTTCTGCCAGTAATAGACGGTCTCTTGTTTTGTGGGTGTCGCGAGAGCAGCATCAATGGCGTCGCCGGCATCGAGTGCGGCATCGACGATCGCATCAGCCTCTGCAGCGGTATAAAGCTGGCTGACGTTGTTCTTGGCATTAACGGGGTCAATAATTTTCACGGGCACGGAGAATGAGCCGACTGTCGAAGGCTGGTAGTAGTCGCCGAATGCGATTCGTTCGCGAATATTGCTGCGTGCGACGTATGTGAAAAAGTGCTGGAGCGCTTCGGGGTAATCAGAAAAGTTCAATCCCTGATCCGCAAGGTGCGAGAGAATCAATTCGATCATAAATGATTTAAACCTGAATCCATCACGTTCGCGCTTGAGATTCCGCGCCCAGAACTTTATCAGCCGCGCGATCTGGGCAAAGTCCGTTTTGTGAGCGTCTTTGCGCTTCTTGATGAATTCGAGGTGACGAGGAATGCAGGTTTCCAGAAACGAACCGTCTTCCTGGCTGACAAGGTTTCCGTACCATTCCGGGTCGCCGTTGTAGAGAATCGGCACGACGTCCACATCGAGGCCCGAACCCTTGAACGAGACCGTCACACTGTAGGTCTGCGGCTTCACCTGGTCAGGGCTGAAATTTGGGAAGGCCTTGCGCAGCCTGTCCGCTAGATAGTTCAACAGCTTCGGCACATCGCCTGGCGCGTCGGCGCCGCTGATGTAGCAGGCAACGTCAATGTCGTTGAGCGACCGCAGAGCCGTGCCCTTCGCCAGACTGCCTGACAGCAGCATCTTCTTCAGGGTGAAGTCCGGGTGCTCGTCCAGATACCCGTCTAGCTTCTCGCGCAGGCGTCGCGCCTGTGCACGGTATTCGTCCGCCTTGTCCTTAGGCAGGTTCACTCTTTCCTGCCCAAAGCGCGCAATATCCCCATGATCAACGTGCTGTCTTGCCATATTTTATCCTTTGACTTGCCATTGGCGACTTCGCCATGGCATACATGTCTAGTATGATTCTGCCCTGATCAGAAAAGAGAGTCAAGTCCAACATGTCGATATCGCCATGACCAAGAAACCAAATCCCTCTGAAATGTTCAAGGAACGCCTCAAGGCTGCCAGGGACCTACGCAAATGGAGCCAGAGCGATCTTGCCGGACGCGCCGAAATGCCGCCCAGCTCGATCGCCCATTTCGAGGCCGGCTCGCGCAAGCCTTCCTTTGACACCCTGCGACGCCTCGCGAATGCGTTGGAGGTTACGACCGATTACCTGCTCGGTCGTGTCGATGACCCTGGTCTTGCCGAGGCGGGTGACCCTCTTTATCGCGACGTGGGCAAGTTGACCGGTAGGGATCGTGAAATAGCCAAGGATTTCCTTGAGATGTTAGCAAAAAAAGCCGAAACAAAACGCAAATGACGAAATCTCAGAATCACGCGTACCGCCTCAAAATGGCCAAGCAAAATGCCGAAGCGTTTCTGCGCGACGAGGGGATAACAACATTGCCAGTAGATCCCTTCGCCATAGCGGCCAGCCGTGGTATTGAGGTCAAGGCAAAGCCCGGTACTGCCGAAGGCGTTTCGGGGATGTTGCTCCGGCACGGTGACCTCTTCGGGATTCTCTATGCCACATACATTCCGAGCGAAGGGTTCCAGAGGTTCAGCATTGGCCACGAGCTGGGCCATTATTTTTTAGAGGGGCATATCGACCATATCCTGCCTGAGGACGGAGCACACGAGTCGCATGCCGGGTTTGTCTCGGCTGATCCTTACGAACTCGAAGCAGACCAGTTTGCGGCCGGACTTCTTATGCCGAGCATTCCATTCAAGCGCGCTCTTGCCCGGCAAAATCCTGGTCTGGAGATCGTCGAGTCGCTGGCGAATCTTTGCCGGACCTCCCTGACCGCGACGGCAATTCGCTACGCTGAGCTGACTGACGATGCCGTGGCGATCATCATCAGCACCGGCCCGGTCATTGATTTCTGCTTTCTGTCTGAAACCATCAAATCACTGCCACAACTCACGTGGTTGCGGAAGGGATCGCCGGTTCCCCGAGATACGGCCACCGCCCAACTCAACGCGAATCCTGCACGTGTTGCCAACTCTGACCGCGCTGACGCGGACATCGACATCATGGATTGGCTGGGCGGCACCCGCTCTGCCCGCGCGACTGAAGAGGTGATCGGTCTTGGCAGATACGGAAAGACATTGACCGTCCTGACCTGCCCGTCGGTACAGGACGAAACATATCAGGAGGAGGATGGCGAGGATGAGGAAGGCTTAGCTGAGCGTTGGACTCCCCGCTTTCGCCGGTGACCGATGTTGCTTTCCGGCACAACAGAAAAAGAAGCGAGAGCGACCATGGCGGCGGGGCTCGCCTGACGCAGCTGCCGAAGGTCAGCCGCATGAACGATGCACCGAGCGCTGACGGAAGGGCGGACCGCGCCTATGACAGCAGCCCTTCTGATACCATTTCCACATCAGAATGACTTGCGGATGTAGGGGAATGAGGTGATGGATTTGACCATTGTGGGATTGCGTTCGATGTAGAGGACCGCCTGCTTGAGTTTGGCGCGCACGGCGTCGATTGACTTAAGGGCGTAGTTCTTGAAGATTTTTTCGCGGATTTCACCCCAGAGATTTTCCTTCGGGTTGAGCTCTGGTGAGTATGGCGGCAGGAAGAGCAGCGAGATATTGTTGGGAAGCAGGAGGTCCCTGCAGCGATGGTTGGGGGCGCCGTCGAGAACCAAGAGGATATCCTGCCTGGCAAACTTTCGCGACAGAGCGTTGAGGAAGGCCTGGAAGCACGCCGTGTCCGATCTCTGCATGATCAGATAGACACAAGTCCCATCCTTCGGAGAGACCGCGTCGTACAAATAGATGTATTCGCGAATGAGCTGGGAGGCGACTTCGGGCCTGATGCCGATCGGGGCCCAGCACGGCCGTGGCCGGTTGATCCGACCGAAACGCGCTTCATCGGCGAACAGGATCCGCAAGCGACGGCCTCGCCTGGCGGCAGCCCGTTTGGCTTTCCTCACAGCGTTTGGAAAGCCATTTTTTTAAAAGCATTCTGAGCCGCCATGTCGCGTCTGGGGTGAAATGGACGCGGCATCAGCTTGCGCCAGCCGTGCCGGGCCAGAAGATTATAGATCGTGCTCTTACTGGTTTCGTGCCCGATGGCCTTTTCGTAGGCTTGAGATCGTGAATGTTCAACATTTCGCCGGCTCCAGCGGCCTTGGCAAAGCGCGCCAGCAAGGCCTTTTCGTCCTCCAAGGTCATGTTCTCGCGCTTGCGTCCACCGATTGGTTTCGGCTTGAGCGCATCGAGTCCCCCCTGGTCGTAGGCCATATGCGCTCGGTTCACCGTGCTCAGCGACACGCCCATTGCCGTGGCAATCAAAGGCTGCGTCATTCCGCTCTCGCGCAGCAACACCATCTGGATGCGCTGACGTTGCTCCGGCGGTATTTTCCATCGCAGCGCTGTTTTCAAACGCCGGACCTGGCCTTTGGTGCACTTGATCATCTGTTCCCTCCGAATCAGATGATCTGAGCGAATCACACCTTGCATCCCAAAGACAATTTAATGGGATATTCTATCCGCTGCCGCAAACGCCTCGATTCAATCCGCTATGGAAGCGGTATGAGACCGGCATCTTTCCATCATACGAAAACGCGACTTCATCCCTCAAATTTCGAACAGCCGTCAGTAGCTGAAGTCCGATCCCCGCCTCCAAACCGGCACGGACATTCGGCCTAAAACACTCCGAACTTGCCGAACTCCAGCATACTTCCCCGTCTCCGCAGGCCTGCCAAAAGGCCTCGAATTCGCGCGATCCCTGAAGACCCGCGTCAGGGCGGCAAGACCTTTCTTCGACCCTTAAGGAGGGAACCCAACAAAGGATCGGCTGCGCCTTCTTGCCCCCCTGCCTTGTGCGGCTCTTCGGACGGGTCGCGTCGAGGCCCCGCTGTGGCGGCCTCCAGCAAGAAGGAAAACCACGATGGGACTGGATATGTACGCATGGACGACAACCGAAACGCCTGCTTCGGATGTCGATTTCAAAACGGATCAGGACGCCGAACTGCATTACTGGCGCAAGCACCCTAACCTGCATGGCTGGATGGAGGATCTTTATCGTGATAAGGGCGGCGCCGAGCAGTCGTTCAATTGCGTCAGCATGGTCCTCACTTCGTCCGATCTCGATCGCCTGGAAGCTGATATCAAGGCGGGTAACCTGCCGGATACGCAAGGCTTCTTTTTCGGGGAGTCGGATGGCTCTGAAATCACCGATGACCTGGCGTTCGTCGGCAAGGCCCGCGCCGCGATCGAGTCGGGGCTGACGGTCTTTTATTCGTCCTGGTGGTAACGATGTTTGGGAAAGGGCCGCATGGCGGCGGCCCTTTCCTTTTTTTGCCACGGGCTGGGCTGCCGCCGATCGTGCGGCCTGTCTTTCGCGTCCGAGTTATGGGTACGACTCAGTGAAGCCGGACGAGACGTCCCATCGGATGATCGTCGAGCATTTCAACATTTCCGTTTTTGTAGACGCGCATCGATACGCGGAAGAGTTCGCCCCGATAGACCATGTAGCCCTTGAAGAGGAAGCACTCTTCTTCGGCTGCGTCATTGAAGCAGACGAAACGCAAATCTTCACGGATGCGTTGATGGG is a window of Methylocapsa sp. D3K7 DNA encoding:
- a CDS encoding zincin-like metallopeptidase domain-containing protein — protein: MTKERFDIHQHITDKIVSAIERGAGEFRLPWHRAAGNIMRPVNVSSKKAYRGVNVVALWAYSEASGYSSGTWGTYRQWAEAGAQIRKGEKAAYVVFYKELEIADESGEAETRLFARATPVFAAEQVEGYQPPAIGMPPVIPMTPVEQAEAFVAATGAQIEHGGTRAFYRPSTDSIQLPPREAFIGSPTSSPAESYYSTLCHELTHWTSAESRCNRQLGKRFGDHAYAMEELVAELGAAFLCADLRITDEPRADHAQYLAHWLTVMKEDKKAIFTAASKASEAAAYLTGLQG
- a CDS encoding DUF262 domain-containing protein translates to MDVHKSSLLAVFDAKQRLEVPLFQRQYVWNEEQQWLPLWEDIERKFTETLEGRKDAPKHFLGAMVLDQKQTPTGHVVVRQVIDGQQRLTTLQVFLSAYRDFCKAQGCDALAAECDKFLFNTGMMADPNVDKFKVWPTQLDRPQFTDVVSAGSREEVLKRNPLRKKPYARKPDPRPRMVEAYLFFFDQLKGFFLGDDGESPLAANYPISARVDECFQTLRNALMVVVIDLQKDDDPQVIFETLNARGEPLLPADLLRNYIFFRANRENLDIEAVYKKYWSRFDEEFWREEVKQGRLNRPRSDLFMQHFLSSRQGQDIPIKHLYVEYRHWLETTNPFQNLTEELATLARQGDHFRRIIAPVQGDIVFELCSFLDAYDIRTAYPLLLALMDVDLDDAEWTEISHILESYLLRRAVCNLGTKNYNRIFLSLTRSLRKDGYNAASLKQLLLAQTGESGVWPDNAAFREAWLHKPLYGPLNSPKLVYLYARLNQTYLSSKCEALTFSKQPTVEHIMPQDWIENWPLQDGSKGMDFMELYRATENDPHAAATRKRERALQTLGNLTILSTGLNAAQSNYGWDQKRREMKKHSLLPINQNLLEMPVWDETTILERGEELFERALHIWCR
- a CDS encoding DUF2971 domain-containing protein — protein: MSSFRRYTNLAATIHLLRNKSITLLNPATWDDKNDAYFMAEYKRYKKAKTVLALCFAECQETYHHWRVFSNGSDGVCIEFDREKLLSTFAEHPQISSNYVSYKLIKEISSLKSIELEQLPFLKRHPYEDEREFRVVYVGTKEVAEYQDHDIEIGWIKRITLSPWMSKTLGNSVKNTLKSIKGCTNLKIARSTLVDNDAWKRLTARVHE
- a CDS encoding DUF6602 domain-containing protein; translation: MTAWSLSQLLAGLHDDIQQRLETVRKSFGHPVTKGDASEKVWLELLQTYLPQRYQVATAHVVDSNDMFSDQIDVVVFDRQYSPFIFRYQGQMVIPAESVYAVFEAKQSMNAGQVEYAQKKVASVRRLHRTSLPIPYAKGTYPAKPLIPILGGILTFESDWTPPFGQPLSDALGVGGEDSHLDIGCIAAHGYFSRNPETNAYETFPGGKPATAFLFKLISRLQFSATVPMIDVQAYAQWLSR
- a CDS encoding AAA family ATPase, whose product is MSNRPAIDELFERRIAYPDVDAQERLARLVGLDDHKARLTKILGLLVNPSGLESWAKRHHPGANGVLNAVLRRPPLVVLAGDVGAGKSELAETIGDAVARQEKIDITLFPMSLSTRGQGRVGEMTQLLSAAFDHTVAEANKLKDHSGSARGAVILLVDEADALAQSREAAQMHHEDRAGVNAFIRGIDRIGNGRLPAAVIMCTNRLNALDPAVRRRAADILTFSRPDEAQRHAVLANPLKQLGFSKPQIDALVAATGAQNGRAYGFTFSDITQRLLPTIVLDAYPTNAVSPTRAVQIARDIVPTPPFQETGT
- a CDS encoding CBASS oligonucleotide cyclase, yielding MARQHVDHGDIARFGQERVNLPKDKADEYRAQARRLREKLDGYLDEHPDFTLKKMLLSGSLAKGTALRSLNDIDVACYISGADAPGDVPKLLNYLADRLRKAFPNFSPDQVKPQTYSVTVSFKGSGLDVDVVPILYNGDPEWYGNLVSQEDGSFLETCIPRHLEFIKKRKDAHKTDFAQIARLIKFWARNLKRERDGFRFKSFMIELILSHLADQGLNFSDYPEALQHFFTYVARSNIRERIAFGDYYQPSTVGSFSVPVKIIDPVNAKNNVSQLYTAAEADAIVDAALDAGDAIDAALATPTKQETVYYWQKVFGSTFQV
- a CDS encoding helix-turn-helix transcriptional regulator: MTKKPNPSEMFKERLKAARDLRKWSQSDLAGRAEMPPSSIAHFEAGSRKPSFDTLRRLANALEVTTDYLLGRVDDPGLAEAGDPLYRDVGKLTGRDREIAKDFLEMLAKKAETKRK
- a CDS encoding ImmA/IrrE family metallo-endopeptidase; this translates as MTKSQNHAYRLKMAKQNAEAFLRDEGITTLPVDPFAIAASRGIEVKAKPGTAEGVSGMLLRHGDLFGILYATYIPSEGFQRFSIGHELGHYFLEGHIDHILPEDGAHESHAGFVSADPYELEADQFAAGLLMPSIPFKRALARQNPGLEIVESLANLCRTSLTATAIRYAELTDDAVAIIISTGPVIDFCFLSETIKSLPQLTWLRKGSPVPRDTATAQLNANPARVANSDRADADIDIMDWLGGTRSARATEEVIGLGRYGKTLTVLTCPSVQDETYQEEDGEDEEGLAERWTPRFRR
- a CDS encoding IS630 family transposase, with the translated sequence MRILFADEARFGRINRPRPCWAPIGIRPEVASQLIREYIYLYDAVSPKDGTCVYLIMQRSDTACFQAFLNALSRKFARQDILLVLDGAPNHRCRDLLLPNNISLLFLPPYSPELNPKENLWGEIREKIFKNYALKSIDAVRAKLKQAVLYIERNPTMVKSITSFPYIRKSF
- a CDS encoding helix-turn-helix domain-containing protein, whose protein sequence is MIKCTKGQVRRLKTALRWKIPPEQRQRIQMVLLRESGMTQPLIATAMGVSLSTVNRAHMAYDQGGLDALKPKPIGGRKRENMTLEDEKALLARFAKAAGAGEMLNIHDLKPTKRPSGTKPVRARSIIFWPGTAGAS
- a CDS encoding phosphoglycerate kinase, with amino-acid sequence MGLDMYAWTTTETPASDVDFKTDQDAELHYWRKHPNLHGWMEDLYRDKGGAEQSFNCVSMVLTSSDLDRLEADIKAGNLPDTQGFFFGESDGSEITDDLAFVGKARAAIESGLTVFYSSWW